The following coding sequences are from one Musa acuminata AAA Group cultivar baxijiao chromosome BXJ2-4, Cavendish_Baxijiao_AAA, whole genome shotgun sequence window:
- the LOC135610172 gene encoding photosystem I reaction center subunit II, chloroplastic-like, translating into MPIKITPSHWSNSSHHIRFRSFISSTNSFSPRPPPPAISIVTTTVSSFITTSMATSPQASLFTPPAALPSSKPSAPRSLLPWKHTPLTAGAMSLRGASFRVSATEEKTEAAPEAPAGFTPPQLDPSTPSPIFGGSTGGLLRKAQVEEFYVITWDSPKEQVFEMPTGGAAIMRQGPNLLKLARKEQCLALGTRLRSKYKIKYQFYRVFPNGEVQYLHPKDGVYPEKVNPGRQGVGQNMRSIGKNVSPIEVKFTGKQVYDL; encoded by the coding sequence ATGCCTATCAAAATCACCCCTTCCCATTGGTCCAACTCATCCCACCATATCCGATTCCGATCCTTCATCTCCTCCACAAATAGCTTCTCCCCTCGCCCTCCGCCACCTGCTATCTCCATTGTCACCACCACGGTCTCTAGCTTCATCACCACTTCCATGGCCACGTCGCCCCAAGCCTCCCTCTTCACCCCTCCCGCCGCCCTCCCGTCCTCCAAGCCCTCCGCCCCCCGCTCCCTCCTCCCGTGGAAGCATACCCCGCTCACCGCCGGGGCGATGTCGCTTCGCGGCGCCAGCTTTAGGGTGTCGGCCACGGAGGAGAAGACCGAGGCCGCTCCTGAGGCCCCCGCCGGCTTCACCCCGCCTCAGCTGGACCCCAGCACCCCCTCCCCCATCTTCGGCGGCAGCACCGGGGGGCTCCTCCGCAAGGCGCAGGTGGAGGAGTTCTACGTCATCACCTGGGACTCCCCCAAGGAGCAAGTGTTCGAGATGCCCACCGGCGGCGCTGCCATCATGCGGCAGGGGCCCAACCTGCTGAAGCTGGCGCGCAAGGAACAGTGCCTGGCGCTCGGCACCCGGCTGCGGTCCAAGTACAAGATCAAGTACCAGTTCTACCGGGTGTTCCCCAACGGTGAGGTGCAGTACCTCCACCCCAAGGACGGGGTGTACCCGGAGAAGGTGAACCCCGGCCGGCAGGGCGTCGGCCAGAACATGAGATCCATCGGGAAGAACGTCAGCCCCATCGAGGTCAAGTTCACCGGCAAGCAAGTTTACGATCTGTGA